One Hoplias malabaricus isolate fHopMal1 chromosome 12, fHopMal1.hap1, whole genome shotgun sequence genomic window, TAAGATGGCcccatctctccctctgtctgtctctcacacacacacacactcaccagaaTCCATGTGAAAATATGGGAGGACAAAGCAGCAGTTACACATACGGAAAAAGGCAGGACTGAACGGAACTGCCGAGAGATCAAAAGATCGGGAAGCATTTATTACTGTTTTTCTCCAACTCTCACTCACATTCGCATCTTCATTCTTCTAAATTATAACacacaagtttttttttgttttttttttttgctatatcCCTCATTTCCTTCACAAGTTCATTCCTTGGGCACTTAACAGCGAATCAAGCATGTCGAAAGATTCTCTATAGTCCATGTGTATTCCATTAGCGCTAGGGGCCCGAGAGGTACCCTCAGGGCCATGGCTCTCCACTAGCTTCTGGTCCAGTTTCACTAGAGTGCTGAGATGTCCGAAGCCCACCTGCTGTGTGACAGGAgtgggaggagaaggaggaggggggAAGGGAAGGTTAAGAACAGAGCTGTGAGACGAGACACACTGCTGTACAGAGGAACAATGAGAGGAACTACCTGCGCTGCTCTTGGAGGTTTTGCTCTTTTTGGAGGAGTGGTGGTTATGGCTGGGTTCTGTGTGCGTCCTCTTCCGAGCTGAGCTGGAACTCGTCAGGTCTCCGACGAGGCTGGCCACAGGGCTCCGACTTTTGCTGGCATGAGAATTGCCGTGcttgtggtgatggtggtggtggtgtcggTTGGCTGAGTGGTCCCGGTGCTTCTCCTTGCTCACCGCCGGACTGGAATGTTTGCTCTTTCCACCACCCTCGTCTGAGGAGCTGTGTCTTTCAGAAGAAACCTTAATCTTCATCTTCAGCTCCTCTTTGCTCGCTGCCCCTTTCTCAGCTGTTTGAGAAGGAACAGGTAGGCGGAGCTTTAACGAGCTTCCCTTATCTCGTTTGTCCCCTTGGGGCTTGTCCTGGGCTGGCAAGGGCAACTTCATCTTAAGAGGCGAGGTGGTAGATAACATGCCACTGCTTGACCCCTGAGGGTGTGGCTGAGTGTGTTTGCGATGCTCGGCCTGGCAGCCCGTGTGTGAATCCTTAGCCTCTACCTCTAtgctctgttgctgcagctgctgctcatgtctgtgtttctgtgctgCCAGCTCAGCTGCATGCTTCTCCTTGTACTTCTCCAGAGACATTTTGTGTGTCTGAGGCACCAGCGGCAGGTAAACGGGAGGTTGCTGCTTCCCGCTGCTACTGGCCTTGTGTTCGGGTTTGATTGGAGTAAACTCCAAGCTCTTCTCAGGCCTGTGAGATTGACCAGCAGGAGAAGAGTGCACAGGAGGCTGTTTGAGGGAAAACGAGTCTGAGCGCCCTTGATCCTGGGACCAGTCACTGGGGGCAGTGAAAGTGAAGGAGGGTCCCTGCATATTGGTGACAGAATCCAAGGAAAGGGCACCGGCTGAGTTGCCAGGGAGAGAAACAGGGAACGATGTAGACGCTTTGGGGAAGGCTGCATTTGAAGACACTCCAGGAATAGCATCAACCATAGACTGGTTGTGTGTTAATGAAGAGACTGCAAAGGAACTGCACTCCACTGACTGTCCATCTGCTTTGGGTTTCTTAGCAGCTTGGGTtgcctggggggggggggggcaaaaaaacgataaaataaattttaaataaaacgataaaaataaaaatgcacaacAGAGCTATGAACATAATGCACTTTAATTGTAATTAGTTACCCTCCAGTCCCGAATCTTCTTCAACCTACTAGGTGTCTTCTCCAAAATCTTAACAAACTCAAGTGTCAGTTCTGCAAGAGTCAATATAAATTCTCTCAATTAAAACACATCCAAGTCTAACAAGGTACGGGTTTTCTGAATTGTGGTGAACTTCAGGGAGGCtgcaaacaataaaacaaatggaTTCCAAGCTAAGAGCTATTAAAAGCACACATTACTGACCATTTAGTAAGTCAAGTGTGACAGAGCTGTCCACATACTCCCACCAGGGTTTGCCATCACTGGAGTCCGGGATCTTCCGGGAAGACCACTTACAGACAAGGTGGATGCAGACACAAGCAATGACTGTAGGCTTGTACTGCAGACAGAAGGTAGTGAGGTGCAGGCTGCATAGAGGAAAGAAAAAGGACAAAATAGGGCCAGACATTAGCATAGGTGAAAACAAAGGCACtattaacacatttacaaaatgtgAGGCAAAGCTTAGAATGTAAAGACACTCAAAACATCTTTTCCACAACTGGACGAGCCTTCCCTGCACAACATAGAAGTGTGTGTTACTACTACTTTGGTCTCAGCCACAGGCGTTTTGACCACAAGTTGATGGAGAATCTGTTACTTTCAGCTGGTCTCACTGTCAGGATTTttccagttgcattctgattggctatctgCTTCCTTCTCAACATCATGCCAAAACAGCAGActtgattggtccttttgcttGTCAATCGAATTTCTTTTCTTGCAGTAGCAGGCACTTCTTGGCCACATTAAATGGTGAACGTGGCAATGCGAGGCCACTACTTTCACCAAAGTCTTACAGCTAGAATCAGTTTGGTGTGAACTCAGTCCTCGAATGAAGAGTGGAACCAGCAACAAAACTGCTTTGCTGAGTTGCTTTGTCACACCCCACAAACCCATGACTTTACACCCAGACTCTACAAGCAAAATAATGGGTTTGCTGCATATCAGACACAAtggaataaaataacaaaatacatttaaaatgtatagtgTATTGTATTTCTATTGCCATGCAATTATTACCCTGAAAAAGAACATTTGTACAGGTTAACAGACTCGATGACACAAAGAGCACATTGTTACCATccaccattttttttaatagacaTAGTAATACGACTCATGTAAATAAATGACTTCCAATTGACTAACACCTTAATGCTCACAGAAGCAAGACCTTTTTTCATGTTGTGAACTTGCTGATGATTATTTTGGCATTCTGAACTTACAACTTGGGATACATCAAATTGATGAGTTATAAACAAACAACTAATGTGGGCCATAGAGGTCATCTGGGGTAGGCAGGATACGCACCCTCCCTTAACAGTCAAGTCTAAtggaatttacatttttaaattaacttaTCTCCACGCCATGAGCGAGCAGCACTAACAGTCCTCTCTCAACTTTCAAATGACCTGCTGTGTTGAAACCTTGGGATTAACTAGATAAAAAAAATGGCCAGTTTGCAGAATTTACAGAAAAGGACAGTGTTTGTGTCAGTTATCAAAAAAAGACTATCAAATATAGaagtgctttttttaaaaaaaaaaaaaacaaatgtattagtGATGCACGCTAGAAAAAGCAAATGGATCTCACGTTAAAATCACCAGGTTTATTTACACTACACGCTCGTCTCTCAATTAATCACCGATTCATGATTGCGGACTAGGGGTGCACGATATGGACAAAAAATGTGATGTGCGATAATGTTTAGGTATCCCGATATCAATGTGAAACTTGATAAATTaagattaaaataaagaatgtgCCTCTCTGAACAGCAGTACATTCTGAAAAactgtttttactgtgtaatgaaatcagaaaaattacatttattttacatgtttCTTCAACAAGAGATATCTCCTTAAATAAGATGAGTATAGAAATTGTAATAGTGCATGCAGTTTGTGCAATGCAAGGCTGTATTCCCTGAACAACCATGAATAAAAATGCAAGTAAATAAATACGTAAGCGAATAATAGATATAGAAGTTTCTATTTctagaacacacaaaacaactaGTAATTTTTTAACGTTAGGTCTACACTGTAAAACAGTTTGCCCATACAACCTAAAAAAATTACTTCATTTGACACCAATGAATGGGGTTTGATAAATACTTTGAATTAATCATTATTTGATCCAAAGTATTTACTGGAATTGAATAAACCCAGTTAAATATTTGTTGAATGGACAGAACAATTTTTAGTgtagaactttttttttttaatcctccttttttttttaaactctcatgattgcatgtttttttacagtgacAAGCTATCATTCAACTTAATGCTTAAAATCATATTTATGGCCAAGAAAACCAGCATATTTGTTTTGAGCAATGGAGATTTGTTTTACATGTGGAGCTGCATCATGATGAGAGGTACATTTAACAGGGATTTAGATTTTGCAAAGCACTTATATCTTTGTGGTTGAACTTTAagtcagtggttcccaaacttttgcacattaCGCAGATCACAAAAAAGCAGCAGAAGCATCTTGTGTGCTTCACACTGTCGGGAACGTGCTCAGAACAGCTACAAAGGAGTCTGTCTGCGCATGAGAACACGCACATGGGGATTTCGCTCTGACTGACTGTCCTCATCGCCTTGCTGCGCCAAAACCACCGCCTTAAATGATGGTAAAGACCATCGTGTTCCCTGTGACGGTACCTACAAGGAGGCGGCATGCTTTGCAGAAAACTTTGGACTGAGCATGGCCATCTCTCTTAAAACCAAAGTACTCCCAGACCCCGTGTCTTCCTTTTTGGTGAGGAAAAATTTGTACCAAAAGGTTTTTCAGCACATGGCCCCGATGCACATATTTTCAGAGCttgagtgtttagtgtgtgcatTCACTGTAGCCCTCCCCTTAGCTTTGCCTCCATTACGTGTGAGTATAGTCTACAGCATGACGACCTCCCTCTGCTGATGTAAGAGGGTAAGGTACAATGGTAACGCAGTTTAAGTCTGCTGTCTTTCAAGCTGTTATTGTGGCATTTTTCAATGTGTTTATTGCAAAGACTTATATCGTGATAACGATTAAAATACGATTAATCGTGCAGCCCTATTAAATCCGGACGTGTCTTGTGTGGTCCTACTTCCTTTCCCTGGCACAGCAAAACCAGTGCTTTCTCTTAAGCAGGCAATACATACTCAAAAATGATAGCCAACCTTAGTCCAGAACATAAGATATGTTAATATATTTGCTCTGTAATACAAGTTGTTACTTTTCATCTAAAAGTTTTGTaaattcaatattttaaaaagggaaTTGTTCATTACAATTCATTGAAATGCTGCAATAAATGGTTTAAGCTACATTTatgtttacaaataaattaattaatcaaaaaaaATTGTAACCGATTAATCAAttacacaaatattaaaaagcaagAGAAACAAATTAAACAATTGACCTGCCTTAGTATTAAATACCCAAGTCCTAAAACAGGAAGTACAGAAACTAACGGCAGGTACAGGCATTATTATAACGTCTCCTGTGTCTTTAACATTGTTTGTATGTGACCATGCAGTTAAATTATTGGGAATTAAAAGGAAATGGTAAAAGATGGATGGTAACCCTGTGCCACAAAAGTCCAATGTTTGGAACAGGGACTAAAGGCTGGATCAAATGATCGTAGGGCAATTTTTCATAATGTTGCAGGGCTTTCGATTTTTGTACATTCACCTACTAACAGTACTGTGCCAAAGTCAGAGACCAGTCAGTTTTGCTCTGTAAATATTCAAAGTTGTTTGTctatccttccactgtgagaagagaTTCAGCACTGACATGCATACTTATATTAAACTGGTATATAAAAGGGTTCAAAGCGGTCAGGAAGCAGTTACTTAACATGGAAAACGAaaagaacaaacacaaaaaaagataACATAGGGGGGGGAAGCCACATTGTGTTCTGAGAACAGGTcatattattaaatgttttagattattcaaaataaagtattttcgaagtgttttatttattagaaaAGTGTGCACGTTTTAATAATGAACTTCACTGAAAGCTCATTCACATAGAAAATCTCTCTACATGTTTGTAAAACTGACAGCAAATCCCTCAAAAACAGTGGAAGGTAACATTTATAGAAGACTGAACTGTTTTGTTAAATTATGGCATTTTTTTGTAGTTGTTTTGCTGAGAAATAAAAGGTGGTCCCTGACAGTTCCTCAGCACTGTACAGTCAAGACTACAGTAGAATTTGAGTAAAGACCTATTCAGATGGGATTAGCTTTACatggggagctggggtaatgtaATGGTTCCACAAGacgtcagtaatgtttatggtggCTTCGCACTGGAAAACTGCAGTGACAACAACAGATGGGAGGTGCTACCCGATTCACGCATTGACATCACACAGTgtggatcatacacagcagAACTAACGAAGTTTTTAGACTGTCAACTGTTCTGAG contains:
- the ccnt2a gene encoding cyclin-T2a isoform X2, whose protein sequence is MAASRGSSRRWFFTREQLEMTPSRRCGVASDRELSYRQQAANLIQDMGQRLNVSQLTINTAIVYMHRFYMYHSFTKFHRNIISPTTLFLAAKVEEQPRKLEHVIKVAHACLNPQEPQLDTKSNAYLQQAQELVILETIVLQTLGFDITIEHPHTDVVKCSQLVRDKDLAQTSYFMATNSLHLTTFCLQYKPTVIACVCIHLVCKWSSRKIPDSSDGKPWWEYVDSSVTLDLLNELTLEFVKILEKTPSRLKKIRDWRATQAAKKPKADGQSVECSSFAVSSLTHNQSMVDAIPGVSSNAAFPKASTSFPVSLPGNSAGALSLDSVTNMQGPSFTFTAPSDWSQDQGRSDSFSLKQPPVHSSPAGQSHRPEKSLEFTPIKPEHKASSSGKQQPPVYLPLVPQTHKMSLEKYKEKHAAELAAQKHRHEQQLQQQSIEVEAKDSHTGCQAEHRKHTQPHPQGSSSGMLSTTSPLKMKLPLPAQDKPQGDKRDKGSSLKLRLPVPSQTAEKGAASKEELKMKIKVSSERHSSSDEGGGKSKHSSPAVSKEKHRDHSANRHHHHHHHKHGNSHASKSRSPVASLVGDLTSSSSARKRTHTEPSHNHHSSKKSKTSKSSAGSSSHCSSVQQCVSSHSSVLNLPFPPPPSPPTPVTQQVGFGHLSTLVKLDQKLVESHGPEGTSRAPSANGIHMDYRESFDMLDSLLSAQGMNL
- the ccnt2a gene encoding cyclin-T2a isoform X1, coding for MAASRGSSRRWFFTREQLEMTPSRRCGVASDRELSYRQQAANLIQDMGQRLNVSQLTINTAIVYMHRFYMYHSFTKFHRNIISPTTLFLAAKVEEQPRKLEHVIKVAHACLNPQEPQLDTKSNAYLQQAQELVILETIVLQTLGFDITIEHPHTDVVKCSQLVRADKDLAQTSYFMATNSLHLTTFCLQYKPTVIACVCIHLVCKWSSRKIPDSSDGKPWWEYVDSSVTLDLLNELTLEFVKILEKTPSRLKKIRDWRATQAAKKPKADGQSVECSSFAVSSLTHNQSMVDAIPGVSSNAAFPKASTSFPVSLPGNSAGALSLDSVTNMQGPSFTFTAPSDWSQDQGRSDSFSLKQPPVHSSPAGQSHRPEKSLEFTPIKPEHKASSSGKQQPPVYLPLVPQTHKMSLEKYKEKHAAELAAQKHRHEQQLQQQSIEVEAKDSHTGCQAEHRKHTQPHPQGSSSGMLSTTSPLKMKLPLPAQDKPQGDKRDKGSSLKLRLPVPSQTAEKGAASKEELKMKIKVSSERHSSSDEGGGKSKHSSPAVSKEKHRDHSANRHHHHHHHKHGNSHASKSRSPVASLVGDLTSSSSARKRTHTEPSHNHHSSKKSKTSKSSAGSSSHCSSVQQCVSSHSSVLNLPFPPPPSPPTPVTQQVGFGHLSTLVKLDQKLVESHGPEGTSRAPSANGIHMDYRESFDMLDSLLSAQGMNL
- the ccnt2a gene encoding cyclin-T2a isoform X3 gives rise to the protein MAASRGSSRRWFFTREQLEMTPSRRCGVASDRELSYRQQAANLIQDMGQRLNVSQLTINTAIVYMHRFYMYHSFTKFHRNIISPTTLFLAAKVEEQPRKLEHVIKVAHACLNPQEPQLDTKSNAYLQQAQELVILETIVLQTLGFDITIEHPHTDVVKCSQLVRADKDLAQTSYFMATNSLHLTTFCLQYKPTVIACVCIHLVCKWSSRKIPDSSDGKPWWEYVDSSVTLDLLNELTLEFVKILEKTPSRLKKIRDWRATQAAKKPKADGQSVECSSFAVSSLTHNQSMVDAIPGVSSNAAFPKASTSFPVSLPGNSAGALSLDSVTNMQGPSFTFTAPSDWSQDQGRSDSFSLKQPPVHSSPAGQSHRPEKSLEFTPIKPEHKASSSGKQQPPVYLPLVPQTHKMSLEKYKEKHAAELAAQKHRHEQQLQQQSIEVEAKDSHTGCQAEHRKHTQPHPQGSSSGMLSTTSPLKMKLPLPAQDKPQGDKRDKGSSLKLRLPVPSQTAEKGAASKEELKMKIKVSSERHSSSDEGGGKSKHSSPAVSKEKHRDHSANRHHHHHHHKHGNSHASKSRSPVASLVGDLTSSSSARKRTHTEPSHNHHSSKKSKTSKSSAAGGLRTSQHSSETGPEASGEPWP
- the ccnt2a gene encoding cyclin-T2a isoform X4, coding for MAASRGSSRRWFFTREQLEMTPSRRCGVASDRELSYRQQAANLIQDMGQRLNVSQLTINTAIVYMHRFYMYHSFTKFHRNIISPTTLFLAAKVEEQPRKLEHVIKVAHACLNPQEPQLDTKSNAYLQQAQELVILETIVLQTLGFDITIEHPHTDVVKCSQLVRADKDLAQTSYFMATNSLHLTTFCLQYKPTVIACVCIHLVCKWSSRKIPDSSDGKPWWEYVDSSVTLDLLNELTLEFVKILEKTPSRLKKIRDWRATQAAKKPKADGQSVECSSFAVSSLTHNQSMVDAIPGVSSNAAFPKASTSFPVSLPGNSAGALSLDSVTNMQGPSFTFTAPSDWSQDQGRSDSFSLKQPPVHSSPAGQSHRPEKSLEFTPIKPEHKASSSGKQQPPVYLPLVPQTHKMSLEKYKEKHAAELAAQKHRHEQQLQQQSIEVEAKDSHTGCQAEHRKHTQPHPQGSSSGMLSTTSPLKMKLPLPAQDKPQGDKRDKGSSLKLRLPVPSQTAEKGAASKEELKMKIKVSSERHSSSDEGGGKSKHSSPAVSKEKHRDHSANRHHHHHHHKHGNSHASKSRSPVASLVGDLTSSSSARKRTHTEPSHNHHSSKKSKTSKSSAGGLRTSQHSSETGPEASGEPWP